A genomic window from Blastococcus saxobsidens DD2 includes:
- a CDS encoding plasmid pRiA4b ORF-3 family protein — MLVRLGAQVQEVLRRPGRRRRAVKTTRLRMTLREVTPAVQRVIDVPAAITLDELHEVLQVALGWTDSHLHQYRTDSAVYSVPLNDWDGEGETDERGVRLSALPSQFTYLYDYGDGWTHEVEVLGPGGDAAGCVDGQGACPPEDCGGPGGYAELLTTLTDPRHPEHQAMREWVGDRLCPFDQQATDRRVRDAVGRVPESVRLLLGLLADGVKLTPGGRLPRVVVRTVQQQRPDWYPLGRPASIEEDLLPLAALHDILRHVGLLRLAGGVLRPTKAAGDEVETVRRLRSWFPPRGFSTFVAERAVALVVARGSLTTRDLAAEVFSMLGHGWHRGNDPITVVDVEQELYRLAPQLAGADMLATSWRAWTAGPSARSLLPGATLLADLV, encoded by the coding sequence GTGCTGGTGCGGCTCGGGGCGCAAGTACAAGAAGTGCTGCGCCGCCCCGGGCGCCGGCGGCGCGCGGTGAAGACCACCCGGCTGCGGATGACCCTGCGCGAGGTCACGCCCGCGGTGCAGCGGGTGATTGACGTCCCGGCCGCGATCACCCTGGACGAGCTGCACGAGGTGCTGCAGGTCGCGCTCGGCTGGACCGACTCGCACCTGCACCAGTACCGCACCGACTCGGCTGTCTACTCGGTACCGCTCAACGACTGGGACGGCGAGGGCGAGACGGACGAGCGGGGGGTGCGGCTGTCGGCACTCCCGTCTCAGTTCACCTATCTCTACGACTACGGCGACGGGTGGACCCACGAGGTCGAAGTGCTCGGCCCCGGTGGCGACGCCGCCGGCTGCGTCGACGGCCAGGGCGCCTGCCCGCCGGAGGACTGCGGCGGCCCGGGCGGCTACGCCGAGCTGCTGACGACGCTGACCGACCCCCGGCACCCCGAGCACCAGGCGATGCGCGAGTGGGTCGGCGACCGGCTGTGCCCGTTCGACCAGCAGGCGACCGACCGGCGGGTGCGTGACGCGGTGGGTCGGGTCCCGGAGAGCGTCCGGCTGCTCCTCGGCCTACTGGCCGACGGCGTCAAGCTCACCCCGGGCGGGCGGTTGCCGCGCGTGGTCGTGCGCACGGTGCAGCAGCAGCGCCCGGACTGGTATCCGCTCGGCCGCCCGGCGTCGATAGAGGAGGACCTGCTGCCACTGGCCGCGCTGCACGACATCCTCCGCCACGTCGGCCTGCTGCGGCTGGCGGGCGGCGTGCTCCGCCCGACGAAGGCCGCCGGCGACGAGGTCGAGACCGTCCGCCGGCTGCGCAGCTGGTTCCCGCCACGGGGCTTCTCGACCTTCGTCGCCGAGCGCGCGGTGGCCCTCGTCGTCGCACGAGGCTCGCTGACGACCCGCGATCTCGCCGCCGAGGTCTTCTCGATGCTCGGCCACGGCTGGCACCGCGGGAACGACCCGATCACGGTCGTCGACGTCGAGCAGGAGTTGTACCGCCTGGCGCCCCAGTTGGCGGGGGCGGACATGCTCGCGACCAGCTGGCGAGCGTGGACCGCCGGACCGTCGGCCCGCTCCCTGCTGCCCGGCGCGACCCTGCTGGCCGACCTCGTCTGA